A region from the Pseudonocardia petroleophila genome encodes:
- a CDS encoding IS481 family transposase: MHANAALTPTARLRLGKLVVEQDWPVARAAERFQVSWPTAKRWADRYACEGEAGMQDRSSRPHHSPCATPAPAVRKVVHLRWKQRLGPVGIAAILGLSTSTVHRILTSCRINRLSHLDRATGEPVRRYEHPHPGDLAHVDVKKLGNIPDGGGWRFVGRAQGKRHRAATPGKPRNRHHHPKMGTGYLHTVLDDHSRVAYTEMCDDETAATAVAVLHRAVAWFAARHVTVRAVLTDNGACYRSHLWREACAELEIRHRRTRPYRPQTNGKVERFHRTLVEGWAFRRLYASETHRRKALPGWIHEYNHHRPHTACGGHPPITRLTNLSDQYN, translated from the coding sequence GTGCACGCTAACGCCGCGCTGACCCCGACCGCACGACTACGGCTGGGGAAGCTGGTCGTCGAGCAGGACTGGCCCGTCGCCCGGGCTGCGGAACGGTTCCAGGTGTCCTGGCCGACGGCGAAACGCTGGGCCGACCGGTACGCCTGCGAGGGCGAGGCCGGCATGCAAGACCGGTCCTCCCGCCCGCACCACTCACCCTGCGCGACGCCGGCCCCGGCGGTGCGCAAGGTCGTGCACCTGCGCTGGAAGCAACGCCTGGGGCCGGTCGGAATCGCCGCGATCCTGGGGCTGTCGACCTCCACGGTGCACCGCATCCTGACCTCGTGCCGGATCAACCGGCTCTCCCACCTGGACCGGGCCACCGGGGAACCTGTGCGCCGCTACGAACATCCCCACCCCGGCGACCTGGCCCACGTGGATGTGAAGAAGCTGGGCAACATCCCCGACGGCGGCGGATGGCGCTTCGTCGGACGCGCCCAAGGCAAGCGTCATCGGGCCGCGACCCCGGGCAAGCCGCGCAACCGTCACCACCATCCCAAGATGGGCACCGGCTACCTGCACACCGTCCTGGACGACCACTCCCGCGTCGCTTACACCGAGATGTGCGACGACGAAACCGCCGCCACCGCGGTCGCCGTGCTGCACCGGGCAGTGGCCTGGTTCGCCGCCCGCCACGTCACCGTCCGGGCGGTCCTGACCGACAACGGCGCCTGCTACCGCTCACACCTGTGGCGCGAGGCCTGCGCCGAGCTTGAGATCCGCCACCGCCGCACCCGCCCCTACCGCCCGCAGACCAACGGCAAGGTCGAACGGTTCCATCGGACCCTGGTCGAGGGATGGGCGTTCCGCCGGCTCTACGCCAGCGAAACCCACCGCCGCAAAGCCCTACCGGGCTGGATTCACGAGTACAACCATCACCGACCCCACACCGCCTGCGGCGGACACCCACCGATCACCAGATTGACTAACCTGTCCGATCAGTACAACTAG
- a CDS encoding cupin domain-containing protein: protein MTEYDPDARNARRYPRVIVPEEIDKMPVLTFNTGIVTNIFLSRERDDARYFRHGYCYGEPDHLPYHWDQKDFDETHYVLEGKIHLVVEDAAGRTVVLEAAAGEHIYLPAGYKYTLENTGVTWKFLWTSGPSPKVGVADAPDYSRELKALRAAEGN, encoded by the coding sequence GTGACGGAGTACGACCCCGATGCCCGCAACGCGCGTCGTTACCCGCGGGTCATCGTGCCCGAGGAGATCGACAAGATGCCGGTGCTGACGTTCAACACCGGCATCGTGACCAACATCTTCCTGTCGCGGGAGCGCGACGACGCCCGCTACTTCCGGCACGGCTACTGCTACGGCGAGCCCGACCACCTGCCCTACCACTGGGACCAGAAGGACTTCGACGAGACGCACTACGTGCTCGAGGGGAAGATCCACCTGGTCGTCGAGGACGCGGCCGGACGCACGGTCGTGCTCGAGGCCGCCGCGGGGGAGCACATCTACCTGCCGGCCGGCTACAAGTACACGCTCGAGAACACCGGGGTCACCTGGAAGTTCCTCTGGACCTCCGGCCCGTCGCCCAAGGTCGGCGTCGCCGACGCGCCCGACTACAGCCGCGAACTGAAGGCGCTGCGCGCCGCGGAGGGGAACTGA
- a CDS encoding aldehyde dehydrogenase family protein yields MRMTNADRFYIDGEWVDPSASASSTDVLDPATETAIATVALGGAEDVDRAVAAARAAFASFSQTTVAERVQLLERIVEVYRSRSQDIADALTAEMGAPASLAGTAQVGAGLGQFTFAIDALKNFAFEEQRGGTQVRYEPIGVCGLITPWNWPPLLIAAKVAPALAAGCTMVLKPSELAPFNAVVIAEVLHEAGVPAGVFNLVHGDGPTAGSALTSHPDVDMVSFTGSTRAGVEVARSAAPTVKRVAQELGGKSANIMLDDADFASVVPRDLADVYANSGQSCNAGARWLVPETKLEEVLAHARTAAEAVVVGHPEQEGVQIGPLVSRAAYDKVQRLIRGAVDAGATVVAGGLGRPAGLDVGYFVRPTVLANVTNDMEIAQEEIFGPVVTVTTYTDVDDAIRLANDTVYGLAGFVSSADLERARAVARRMRTGMVHVNGAGLDFAGAFGGYKQSGNGREYSDFGLREFLETKSVFGYAGA; encoded by the coding sequence ATGAGGATGACGAACGCGGATCGTTTCTACATCGACGGCGAGTGGGTCGACCCGTCGGCCTCGGCGTCGTCGACGGACGTCCTGGACCCCGCCACCGAGACGGCGATCGCCACGGTGGCCCTGGGTGGCGCCGAGGACGTCGACCGGGCGGTGGCGGCGGCTCGTGCGGCCTTCGCGTCCTTCTCGCAGACGACCGTCGCGGAGCGGGTGCAGCTGCTCGAGCGGATCGTCGAGGTGTACCGGTCGCGGTCGCAGGACATCGCCGACGCCCTGACGGCCGAGATGGGCGCGCCCGCCTCCCTCGCCGGCACGGCCCAGGTGGGCGCCGGGCTCGGCCAGTTCACCTTCGCGATCGACGCACTGAAGAACTTCGCGTTCGAGGAGCAGCGGGGCGGCACCCAGGTCCGCTACGAGCCGATCGGGGTCTGCGGCCTGATCACGCCGTGGAACTGGCCGCCGCTGCTGATCGCGGCGAAGGTGGCCCCTGCGCTCGCCGCGGGGTGCACGATGGTGCTCAAGCCCTCCGAGCTCGCCCCGTTCAACGCGGTGGTCATCGCCGAGGTCCTGCACGAGGCCGGCGTCCCGGCCGGGGTGTTCAACCTCGTCCACGGCGACGGCCCCACGGCCGGGAGCGCGCTCACCTCCCACCCCGACGTCGACATGGTCTCCTTCACCGGGTCCACGCGCGCCGGCGTCGAGGTGGCCAGGAGCGCCGCCCCGACGGTGAAGCGGGTGGCCCAGGAGCTGGGCGGCAAGTCGGCGAACATCATGCTCGACGACGCCGACTTCGCCTCCGTCGTCCCGCGCGACCTCGCCGACGTGTACGCGAACTCCGGGCAGTCCTGCAACGCGGGTGCCCGGTGGCTGGTCCCCGAGACCAAGCTGGAGGAGGTGCTCGCGCACGCCCGGACGGCGGCCGAGGCGGTCGTCGTGGGGCACCCGGAGCAGGAGGGCGTGCAGATCGGGCCGCTCGTGTCCCGGGCCGCCTACGACAAGGTGCAGCGCCTGATCCGCGGCGCGGTGGACGCCGGCGCGACGGTCGTGGCCGGGGGACTCGGCCGTCCCGCCGGGCTGGACGTCGGCTACTTCGTGCGTCCGACCGTCCTCGCGAACGTCACCAACGACATGGAGATCGCGCAGGAGGAGATCTTCGGACCGGTCGTCACGGTGACGACCTACACCGACGTGGACGACGCGATCCGCCTCGCCAACGACACCGTGTACGGCCTGGCGGGGTTCGTCTCGTCCGCCGACCTGGAGCGGGCCCGCGCGGTGGCGCGCCGCATGCGGACGGGGATGGTCCACGTCAACGGGGCCGGGCTCGACTTCGCCGGCGCGTTCGGTGGCTACAAGCAGTCCGGAAACGGCCGGGAGTACTCGGACTTCGGCCTGCGCGAGTTCCTGGAGACCAAGTCGGTCTTCGGCTACGCCGGCGCCTGA
- a CDS encoding LacI family DNA-binding transcriptional regulator, whose translation MKDVAERANVSVSTVSYVLNDSGPVAQDRRNRVLDAIRLLDYSPNESARSLKRRSASTIAMVVPDLTNQFFAMVTEGVQRAASAVNVLVVLVVPDAIELPEENYARLLRSQRVDGVIYLSGTGSMPESIYDLAKSGPVVLVDEQIPGRDLPAIVCDSRRGAREVATHVLNHGHRRIAVIGGPPALWTAQQRLAGYREAIAGAGIDPDSVPVHAGDYRQESGRAAAEQILAGPAAERPTALLCANDLMAIGAIDCLRSSGLTVPDDMSVVGFDDLPISALLTPRLTSVRQPAHDMGYRAANVLFDLLEGNDVDTSDTLPAVVKIRDSVGPPRG comes from the coding sequence ATGAAGGACGTCGCAGAACGCGCGAACGTCTCGGTCAGCACGGTCAGCTACGTGCTGAACGACAGCGGCCCCGTGGCGCAGGACAGGAGGAACCGCGTCCTGGACGCGATCCGCCTCCTCGACTACTCGCCGAACGAGTCGGCGCGGAGCCTCAAGCGCCGCTCGGCCTCGACGATCGCCATGGTCGTCCCCGATCTGACCAACCAGTTCTTCGCGATGGTCACCGAGGGGGTGCAGCGCGCGGCGTCGGCGGTCAACGTCCTGGTCGTGCTCGTGGTACCGGACGCGATCGAGCTGCCGGAGGAGAACTACGCGAGGCTGCTGCGCAGCCAGCGGGTCGACGGGGTGATCTACCTGTCGGGGACGGGGTCGATGCCCGAGTCCATCTACGACCTCGCGAAGTCCGGGCCGGTCGTCCTCGTCGACGAGCAGATCCCTGGCCGGGACCTCCCGGCGATCGTGTGCGACTCCCGGCGCGGCGCGCGCGAGGTCGCGACGCACGTGCTGAACCACGGGCACCGCCGCATCGCGGTGATCGGCGGGCCGCCTGCGCTGTGGACCGCGCAGCAGCGACTCGCCGGGTACCGGGAGGCGATCGCCGGTGCCGGCATCGACCCCGACTCCGTCCCGGTCCACGCGGGGGACTACCGGCAGGAGTCGGGCCGGGCCGCGGCCGAGCAGATCCTCGCGGGCCCGGCGGCCGAGCGGCCCACCGCACTGCTGTGCGCCAACGACCTGATGGCCATCGGCGCCATCGACTGCCTCCGCAGCAGCGGGTTGACGGTGCCCGACGACATGAGCGTGGTGGGCTTCGACGACCTGCCCATCTCGGCGCTGCTCACCCCCCGCCTCACCAGCGTGCGCCAGCCGGCCCACGACATGGGGTACCGCGCCGCGAACGTGCTGTTCGACCTGCTGGAGGGCAACGATGTCGACACCAGTGACACACTCCCCGCCGTCGTCAAGATCCGCGACAGCGTCGGGCCGCCGCGCGGGTGA
- a CDS encoding glutamine amidotransferase, protein MSAGVAPGRPPRVLFAGESWMKHTIHMKGFDQFHTTEYEEGAGEFLAALDREGFPVTYIRGHEISSRFPRTMTELDEFDVVVLSDIGSNSFLLPDETFLRSERSPNRLALLRDWTRAGGGLVMIGGYMSFTGIDGKARFGMTPLADVLPVAMLDHDDRIEESEGIKADFDRPTHEVLGGTPAEWPSLLGYNRVIAKPEATTVARAGDDPLLVVGQAGEGRSVAFTSDLAPHWAPPEFVGWPHYQQFWASVLRWAARASS, encoded by the coding sequence GTGAGCGCCGGGGTCGCGCCGGGCCGCCCGCCGCGGGTGCTGTTCGCCGGTGAGTCGTGGATGAAGCACACCATCCACATGAAGGGCTTCGACCAGTTCCACACCACGGAGTACGAGGAGGGCGCCGGCGAGTTCCTGGCCGCTCTCGACCGCGAGGGCTTCCCGGTCACCTACATCCGGGGGCACGAGATCTCCTCGAGGTTCCCCCGGACCATGACCGAGCTCGACGAGTTCGACGTCGTGGTGCTCTCCGACATCGGGTCCAACTCGTTCCTGCTGCCCGACGAGACGTTCCTGCGGTCGGAGCGCAGCCCCAACCGGCTCGCCCTGCTGCGGGACTGGACGCGGGCGGGCGGGGGACTGGTCATGATCGGTGGCTACATGTCCTTCACCGGCATCGACGGCAAGGCGCGGTTCGGCATGACCCCGCTGGCCGACGTGCTGCCCGTCGCGATGCTGGACCACGACGACCGGATCGAGGAGTCCGAGGGCATCAAGGCGGACTTCGACCGACCGACGCACGAGGTGCTCGGTGGTACCCCTGCGGAGTGGCCGTCGTTGCTGGGGTACAACCGGGTGATCGCCAAGCCGGAGGCGACGACCGTCGCACGGGCCGGTGACGACCCGCTGCTGGTTGTCGGACAGGCGGGTGAGGGCCGGTCCGTGGCCTTCACCTCCGATCTGGCTCCGCACTGGGCGCCACCCGAGTTCGTGGGGTGGCCGCACTACCAGCAGTTCTGGGCGTCCGTCCTGCGGTGGGCGGCTCGCGCCAGCTCGTAG
- a CDS encoding pyridoxamine 5'-phosphate oxidase family protein, with protein sequence MAVTASTWQPLRGDKRWAYLSRAKTIRVATADEDGSIYLSPLWLVVRDKKIYIPIDAASRHGDNFRAGRALSALVDQGDEYATVSGVRIVGSMRRVEDAALAAELAELVFDKYFHVGHPFAEQYLEFGDVAGRTYYELVPDKMIGWDMRELSVLPMPESRVLPAHVEDRIL encoded by the coding sequence ATGGCCGTCACCGCGAGCACCTGGCAGCCCCTGCGGGGCGACAAGCGCTGGGCCTACCTGTCCCGGGCGAAGACCATCCGCGTGGCGACGGCCGATGAGGACGGATCGATCTACCTCTCGCCGCTCTGGCTGGTGGTGCGCGACAAGAAGATCTACATCCCCATCGACGCCGCGTCCCGGCACGGCGACAACTTCCGGGCGGGACGCGCGCTGTCCGCACTGGTCGACCAGGGGGACGAGTACGCGACGGTGTCCGGTGTCCGGATCGTCGGCAGCATGCGGCGGGTCGAGGACGCGGCGCTGGCCGCCGAGCTGGCCGAGCTCGTGTTCGACAAGTACTTCCACGTCGGGCACCCGTTCGCCGAGCAGTACCTCGAGTTCGGCGACGTCGCCGGCCGGACCTACTACGAGCTGGTGCCGGACAAGATGATCGGGTGGGACATGCGCGAGCTCAGCGTCCTGCCCATGCCGGAGTCGCGCGTGCTCCCGGCCCACGTCGAGGACCGCATCCTGTGA
- a CDS encoding CaiB/BaiF CoA transferase family protein, whose translation MSEPTALDGLEVLDFSRVLAGPFATMLLADLGATVTKVERPGGGDDTRAWGPPYDDAGQATYFQAVNRNKATSALDLSSPAGLAAAQAAAARADVLVENFRPGVMERLGLGPAELCAANPRLVYCSVTGFGAGAGAGMPGYDLLVQAVGGLMSITGEPDGEPQKVGVALVDVLAGLFASVGILAALRHRESTGHGQRIEVDLLSSLLAALVNQGSAYTAGGVVPRRLGNRHPSIAPYELFPCSDRDLVLAVGTDRQFRVLCAVLDLPEVAGDARFATNADRVGHRDLLRQVLEERLSRRPAAEWVERLTRVGVPAGVVNDVAGAFALAESLGLDPVVRLPRADGTSIGLTRNPITLSRTPVRYRTAPPALPEP comes from the coding sequence GTGTCCGAGCCGACGGCGCTCGACGGGCTGGAGGTGCTCGACTTCTCCCGGGTACTGGCGGGGCCCTTTGCGACCATGCTGCTCGCCGACCTCGGCGCCACCGTCACCAAGGTCGAGCGACCCGGCGGCGGGGACGACACGAGGGCGTGGGGTCCGCCGTACGACGACGCGGGGCAGGCCACCTACTTCCAGGCGGTCAACCGCAACAAGGCGACCAGCGCACTCGACCTGTCCTCGCCCGCGGGCCTGGCCGCCGCGCAGGCCGCCGCGGCGCGCGCGGACGTCCTGGTGGAGAACTTCCGGCCGGGGGTCATGGAGCGGCTGGGACTCGGCCCGGCCGAGCTCTGCGCCGCGAACCCGCGGCTGGTCTACTGCTCGGTCACCGGCTTCGGCGCGGGCGCGGGCGCCGGGATGCCGGGGTACGACCTGCTGGTCCAGGCCGTCGGCGGCCTGATGAGCATCACCGGCGAGCCGGACGGCGAGCCCCAGAAGGTCGGGGTGGCGCTGGTCGACGTCCTCGCCGGGCTGTTCGCCTCGGTCGGCATCCTCGCCGCGCTGCGGCACCGCGAGTCCACCGGACACGGCCAGCGGATCGAGGTCGACCTGCTGTCGAGCCTCCTCGCGGCGCTGGTCAACCAGGGCTCCGCGTACACCGCGGGCGGGGTGGTCCCCCGCCGGCTCGGCAACCGGCACCCGAGCATCGCCCCGTACGAGCTGTTCCCCTGCTCGGACCGCGACCTCGTCCTGGCCGTCGGCACCGACCGCCAGTTCCGGGTCCTCTGCGCCGTGCTCGACCTGCCCGAGGTCGCGGGCGACGCCCGCTTCGCCACCAACGCGGACCGCGTCGGCCACCGCGACCTGCTCCGGCAGGTGCTGGAGGAGCGGCTGAGCCGGAGGCCTGCGGCGGAGTGGGTGGAGCGCCTGACCCGCGTCGGGGTCCCCGCCGGCGTCGTGAACGACGTCGCCGGCGCCTTCGCGCTCGCCGAGTCCCTCGGGCTCGACCCCGTCGTGCGGCTGCCGCGCGCCGACGGGACCTCGATCGGCCTGACCCGCAACCCGATCACGCTGTCGAGGACCCCGGTGCGCTACCGGACGGCCCCGCCCGCGCTGCCCGAGCCCTAG
- a CDS encoding PfkB family carbohydrate kinase has product MSGIDVVVVGAVNVDMVVNAPRLPAPGETVVGPGVERYGGGKGANAAVAAARAGGAVVLVGAVGDDDIGRQALRDLQDDGVDTGGVEVSASAPTGVALIVVGPGGENQIAVGAGANDDVSAEAVVARLGRLLPGAGCVLVSTEVPAAAVAAAVRAARAAGVRCVLNPAPVLPVVADLLGLGPILTPNAGECLALAELAGVARPGAATGEPPGAPPSASVRDAALALAELTGADVAVTLGADGVLLVEPTGAVTHVPPRPATVRDTTGAGDTFNGVLALELARGGPLADAVRLANVAASLSVGGDGARGGMPTADELAAEVSARAR; this is encoded by the coding sequence GTGAGCGGGATCGACGTCGTGGTCGTCGGCGCGGTCAACGTGGACATGGTGGTGAACGCCCCGCGCCTGCCCGCGCCGGGCGAGACCGTCGTCGGCCCTGGCGTCGAGCGGTACGGCGGCGGGAAGGGTGCGAACGCCGCGGTCGCGGCGGCCCGCGCGGGTGGTGCCGTCGTCCTCGTCGGCGCCGTCGGCGACGACGACATCGGGCGGCAGGCCCTCCGCGACCTGCAGGACGACGGGGTCGACACCGGCGGGGTCGAGGTCAGCGCGTCGGCGCCGACCGGGGTGGCGCTGATCGTGGTCGGGCCCGGGGGCGAGAACCAGATCGCGGTCGGCGCCGGCGCGAACGACGACGTGAGCGCGGAGGCGGTCGTGGCCCGGCTCGGCCGGCTGCTGCCCGGGGCGGGCTGCGTCCTCGTCAGCACGGAGGTCCCGGCTGCCGCCGTCGCGGCCGCCGTGCGCGCCGCCCGGGCCGCCGGCGTGCGGTGCGTCCTCAACCCCGCGCCGGTGCTGCCCGTCGTCGCCGACCTGCTCGGGCTCGGCCCGATCCTGACGCCCAACGCGGGCGAGTGCCTCGCACTCGCCGAGCTGGCCGGTGTCGCCCGGCCGGGGGCCGCGACGGGGGAGCCGCCCGGCGCGCCCCCGTCGGCGTCGGTCCGGGACGCCGCACTGGCCCTGGCGGAGCTGACCGGTGCGGACGTGGCGGTCACCCTCGGGGCCGACGGGGTCCTCCTCGTCGAGCCCACGGGAGCCGTCACCCACGTGCCGCCCCGACCGGCCACCGTCCGGGACACGACGGGGGCGGGGGACACCTTCAACGGCGTGCTCGCCCTCGAGCTGGCCCGGGGCGGGCCCCTCGCCGACGCCGTCCGGCTGGCCAACGTCGCGGCGTCGCTCTCGGTCGGCGGCGACGGCGCCCGGGGCGGCATGCCCACCGCCGACGAGCTGGCCGCGGAGGTCTCCGCCCGGGCCCGGTAG